AGACCACGTCACAATATCTTAGTTGCAGATTCAGTCATTTTAATACAAAAAGTAGTTTAGTGATTAAcagttaaattatattttttaattaatataaggATGGTTCTAGATTAGCAAGTTAGAGTTTGCAAATTTAACAATACAACATGTAATTGATAGACTACATATGtgacaatttaataaaaaaaattgtctgcAGAAATTAGCCCACacaaaaaatgttaataaattataagattttatgAATCTGCATCTAAAGTGATTTTTTTGATTCTTCGTTAGCTCTATGAAATGCCAAATTATACATTGGAGATCAATTCATAAATATGAATGCTATGAATCAAAGATTGCAGCAGATAAAGCAAAAACAACTGATAATGAAAGAACCTCAGAGGTTGTTGAGAATTCTGAAATGGTAAGGTTTCTTTCAGAACTGTTTGTGTTTAATGTCAATTTTCAACGGCTTTGTTTGGTTGGATcgttatatataatattgttataaatGCAAGTTGAATTCACAGCTCACAAATTGCATatcaaactaaaataatttcaaaaagaGAGAAGTTTATAGATAGATTAAGCGTCCAGATTCCCTATTGAttttttgatgttttcttttactCATCATTTAAAATACAATGATGATgctcttaaatatattttaaaacatcaaaatcagtGTATTTTAAAGTAACAATATATGAACCttatcaaaaattcaaaaaaaaaattcaaatatattaattaatttcacataaatcatgaaaaatacCCTTTACacacatatttatttattaacattcaTTGTTCATTTTTAGAAGTGTTTATACCTTAAAAATGCAgaaataattagaataattgGAAGTTAAAAAGAATCCTATCTTAATTAGTAGTATTTGTCCTCCTCAATAATGTTAAATGATGAGTCAAGTTGAAAAGCTTTCCTAACAATATTCAACTTGCATATTCCAGTATTACTAATTAATCGGTAAGGAAAACAAAGCAAGTCAACCAAATGACTtgtagtttaaaataaaaatgagtacAACCATACTGCATACATCATCATAAAGGtagaaataatacaaaaaaattgacaaagtggaagaataaaataaaaagtggtTAATTCATTtgattatatctatttatttttcataatttataattgcACATTTTGTATATCTATAATATAGGTTAGACACAAAGTCATGAATGAgtgtgttttataaaaaatggcATAAATGATTTGAAACCAACCATGTGAAAAATAGGTGAAATAtggaagaagagagaatataattatttcgattgaaatttttttgtctgattaaaattaaaatagtgagACACAATTTTAACTAATCATACTCACTCTGaagataatattataaatataattaaaaagaaaaattcttctTTAAAGTTGAATCCAAGAGAATAAAGAAAGATTTATAATCGATAGAGTTTATATCTTGTAACGacaaaaaatgtattaaaactattttaaaactCCAAAATGAACCATATGTTAAATCAAATCTAGTAactctaataatatttaaaacatttgcacttctattttttaaactataattattataactttaaaaaGAAGATCTAAGACTCATTTAAACCATAAACTAaacaaataaagttaaaaagactcaattaaatttaaatcatactTCTGATTCAGAGTCTTGAACTAGATTTATTAATCATActtctaaaaaaaatgtaaataactTGTATTAATGACAAAAGAAACTAACCGGATGTAAGTTTAaagtttgttttaataattattgtaattaaagtTTCAATTTGTAGACTATTGAAATTTCGACATCTCCTATAGATGagttcaaattatattatatattagtaTGATGAAAAATTAACTTTACATAAGTTGAATTTTTAAGacataaacttttatatattattagaacCCTGTTGTTCCACGTTAGAGAATTGacttaaatataatatgttGTCGGAGTCatttaaaatttcacttttGGGTGTGCcgaaattcaaatattaatttttgttattttgtggACTTTCTTTTGtgaattttctataaaaatattataataaaatgagtTTTGTGTGAATCtttctataaatttttaaaatttcatgaaatattttaaaaaaaaatgttttataaaatattaaaaattctaattaaagCAAGTCTTCTCTATAAACTCTACCACATTATATAGAAGAGAAATTGTGATTAGAAGTTTGTGtgtgtaaatatatataatatgtatgaGATCTCAGGCATGgaaatatcattaaaataaaatatgtaaataaaatttatacacCACCTTTTATAAAAGATTTATGATGTATGAATCATTTAAGCATCTGAAAATTTTAAGTTCATGCAAAAATATTTTGTCCTAAGAAGATTTAGAGGAACCTTGCTATCACCCATTGAATGAATGGTTATTATTTCTATTCAATAATTTCACGTCATTTAAGGGTTGAAGTATATTTAAATACTTCTTCCACCATCCAGAAACGtcttttaaaaatagaattgtgacgaaatttcatattttaaaaagctaataatatttttaaatgtatggTGATTTTATCCTAACAATATTACTATTGAAATACGAAGAGTTATTATGCTTATTTcaaatatctaatttaaaatgTGTCAAAGGGTGTTGGAGATCCAACATGGTAGAGATATAACTAAAATGAAGCATATAAATAGGTTAACTCCATAGTGTTTAGCTAGACTTAATTCCAATTTCAAActtgtaatatataaaaaaaactatccATTTTATATTTGGTTAAGAATGTTAGTGCTAATTAATAAGAGTTCTGTCAGGAGAGTGCCTCTAATGCTTCCACTGTTGAAGATAGAGTTCTGTGGAGTCCAGAATCAGATATGGCAGTGAAAGTTTCCAGTGGTAACCATGTTAACAATTTGAATGGCTGTAAACTATGTGCTAAGCCAAGTACCACAAGATGTTCACGATGCAAAGCTGTGCAATACTGGTTAGTCTTAAACTTTCCAATTTTTAACACACTGTAATGTCATTAGTAGTTACTTTGATCAATCCTGTGATGTTTTTGATTCTAAAATCATCATATGACGAACACAGATAACTATTTATTAGAGAATGTCTGACATTTTCAAACACATACAGAATTTAACAGTTCTGATTCACTGATTGCATGGATGCAGGAAAACTGTTTACATTAATTCCAGTTCCAGCTTCATGCAGTTGCTGGGTTAtcagttttttgtttttcctttctttttctttcagcTCAGTGAAGTGCTTGATCATGGACTGGAAAAGGCATAAAGTGGACTGCAATGCAAGGGTGGATTCAGCTCCAACAGAAAGACCCCACGAACATGTAATTTTACTCTTTGAAGCCAACATGGAGATGTCAACTTAAGTATTATGGAAAACAAAAGTGATGGAGAAAGATTTATGAAGTTAAGAATTTGTTAGAGACGAAAAAAATATTGGAGATGGTGGTGGGGTTGGTCATATGAACTTGGTTAACTGATACTTTTCTCTGTCCAACTTGTTAAAAGTGTCAAACCCccagtttttatatatataatggtaaTGAGATTTTTTAATGGATAAAGTTGTAGGGAAATAGGTAATTCTTAGTTTAATGAAAGTGTCTCTCgtctaacattttcataatgTGAAGATTAGGATAAGAAATTATGTAATCATgtttatagatattttataattctcAAACGTAGATGATGATGTTACAGTTGATGATATTGTAGCCACTTTCCTCACAGGTTGGAATGCTCCAGAATTCATATGAAGAGGAAGATAATATTCAATCATTTGGTACCCTTTCTTTGGAGTGTCATCCAGGTTTAATTCCTTTCACCTTTTAAACTAACTTTTCTTCACTTTGCTAAGATTGATCAGAAACATTTTCCAAATTGGTTAATTACATTGTATGTACAATTCCAATCCTTCATCAATTGTTACAGTTCTGTCTTTATTTGGCTGTTGCAGCAGGAAGCAAAAGTTTCAAGTCTCCGACTGAAGTATCAGAGGTACCATTGACACAATTGTggaaaaataacaataaaactCTTACTCTATTTCTGTCACACTTTCTCCTATAAGGTGAGATTAATGCCAAGCGCCAGTAAATATGTAACTCTAATTCTGCATTTAGCCCTCTTTagataaatttctttataaactttagaaggagaaaaacaaaaatgaaatgaaaaataattttctttcataataTAAGTTGATTTATAAAAGCTTTTTCATTTAGATTCActtttaagaatttataaagAATTTTATCCAAACAGGGTCTTACCAGGTCTCTTTTCTAGAGGGACCTACATGCATTTCAACCATAGAAGAAAGTGTGCTTGAAAGAAAATGTGAATGAGTGTCTGAAATAATTAGTTGTGACAAAATGTATGTTATAATGTAGGATCCTACCAACAGAGTGTTATTATATCTTGAGGACGAAGTAGCAAAGTCTaggtaaatttttttcattccttCTTGATGTCTGTTGTTGTTTACTTGTATGAAAACATCAAACttagtattttcttttgttggCTATTGTAAGGAATGAGACTTTATTATTACAATCAGAAGTTGATGAGTGGAAGAGTCTAGCAAATTCTGAGAGAGAAAAATTTCAAAGCCTCAAAAAACAATCAAACTACCAGGTACTTAATAGGTGACATGTCCCAAGAAAATTGAGCATTGTCCAAGCAATTGAAACATTTTAGGACAACATTtccttctttttcccttttacAGATGCTTGTgttgaagaaggaaaaagaatcAATATCAGATGCAGAAAAGAAAGCTTACCAAGTGATTCATAGTTTATATAAAAGGCTAAACCACTTGCAGGTCTTGGATTTGACCAATTCAGTTttcacttttgagtgcttgatggttttgcattttttttctgcATCAATCTATTTGTGTTAATTTAACTACCACACAGAATGCAGTGCAAGAAAGCAATGCGGAGAAGAGAAAGCTAGAAGAACATGTACAATGTTTAGAGGcctgttttctttctttctttctttcattctgTGTTGAtctttttaaaatgtttcaatCAATATAACTTGTATGCAGTTCCTTAAACATCTTCGGTGTTTCTTTGATCAGAATTGAAGTTGCATTCAATAATCTGAAACATAACGgtatttcattaaatatcaacatatattttctAAGATGAAACTGCAAATTTGATTGGAGAATAGTACTAAAACACTTAAGAAATTGTTTCTGTATTTTATCCTCTTGCTAGTTCCTTATCTGTAGTTTTCATTGACTGATGAACGAAAGCTACATGTCTTTGTTCAAAAATATTGCTCATAGTTATTGTTTATGTATAGAGTGAATGTGCTGACTTGAAGAAAGTACTGCAAGAAGAGCATAGACGTGCTCAACGTCTTACAGTGGAATCTGGCAAGAATCATGAAGCTGCAAAAATAGccatgaaagaagttgaagcaGTAAGACAGGAGATACAAGAAGAGAGAGAGCATTCCCAACATCTTAAGGAGAATTTTCGCAGAGATCTTGTATTTGCTGAATCTAGAGCTGCAATTGCTGAGGTACTTACTGATATGTCAATTATTCCGTTGGTTGGTTCCAAATCAAAGCTTTTTAGTTGGGTGGAGATTGTCTGGATCTTATAGTTTTCACTACTGAATTGTTCTCAGGAAAAACTCAGTGATCTTTATAGGAAAATCAGAACGTCAGATTATAAGGTGAACATCTCTTTAGCTTTGCATTATGTGTGTTTCTTTGCCCTTTTGGCTTGCCTATTACATACCTTAGCATAGCCTATGTTAACATAAAGGAGGTGTTTTAGACAGTCATGTTCATTGTTGAATCATGTTCATTGTTGAATCATGTTCAAGTAGACTCAAAGCTTTACAGGTTTTCCTCTGTATAAATTCTAAATGAATGTCATTGAGTCTGCAATTAGATTGGCATCAATAATGTTGGATAATAAACCAAGTAGTTAACTTGAAATTGGGacaattttttagaaaaattaccTAAATGGagagatttgaaaaaaatttctaaagtgGGTATGCATGCCAAGGTGACACGACTTCACTAAAGAAGTCATACTAAGGTGGTACACTTCAGTTCAAATCATTTCTAAAGTTGAAGTCGTGTCAAGGTGACACGACTTTAAACTAAATTCATGTTACCTAACACGACTTCTACTAAAATTATACTTTACTTGCGTCACTCTAACACGAATTCTactaaaattaaactaaagTCGTATCATCCTGAAATGGCTTTAGTTTAAAATGCACTAAACTAAAGTTGTGCTACCTTGATACGACTTCAGCTTACAAATGCTATGCATTAAAGTTGTGCAACACGAGTTTTTCACAATAAAGTCGTGTCAAGACGACACAACTTACCCATATCTGGAATTTTGTTCAAACCTATCCATTTCAgtagtttttcaaaaaaattgcaccaaaacgGTGCTTTTGCCTGAAGTTGGTATAGAAGTTGGCCAGATGActaaagagagaaagaagttAGAAAAGTGTATGTCCTCAGTTTTTAGCATGGCTATATCTAAAACTCTTCTAGACCTGTCTTTCTAAAGTTTAAAGTCATCTCTGATTTTAAATGTAGATTTGTTCTGTATGCCTCTTCAATGACAAGGACTTGGCCTTTGGATGTGGACACATGGTGAGTTCCTTAAAACAGTTCTCCCTTTTTGCTTTTCACATTTACACATGATCACTGTCATGTAATCAATTCTTCTGCAGACTTGCAGAGACTGTGGATCAAAATTATCAAGGTGTCCTATATGCCGGGAGCAGATCACAAACTATATCAAGCTGTTTCCTGGTTGACAAAGTTTGGATGTTTATATAGTATTTTCTCTGTGCTCCAAATATATTCtgtatatataataatcatGTAACAGTTTTTCACCTGTTACATCCCTTTCACACCTTTTCTTATGGTTCTTCATGTACAGTCAGTTTACTCATACCTTGCTATTACATACTTTAATGTACAACTACAAAGTTTGTTGACTAGAATTGTGAAGTTACCACCATATGCCATTGGAAAATAGTCAACAGAAGTAATCTAAGCCTCTCAGACATGGCTCATGCAGTGTTATATGGTGTCAAATGGAAGATGACCTTCGCAACCTTGCACCAGTTGTACTCATCTAGTTCCTCATGTCTTCTTTTATCCCAGACAAAAAGGAACAtgtatataatgatattttcaaCTGACCATTGAATATAGATCAGGTTGTTTTGAATACCTATGTTTTCAACATTTCCACTGCAAGAATTTTACATAGCCTAGGTGAATTTTTCATCTGAATAAATGTGTAATCCCTAGTCTGCAGAGTTTTCTGCTCTGTTGCTACTGCTTTTATTACCTATGAGTTCAATAAGTTTTCTGTATTTCGCTAATAACTATAAACCATTGGTTAATTTAATGGCGCCATTGATATTAACCattcaaaattaaagacaaTTATAAATAAGGCTTAATTGGTTTTTTTCTCCATATTTGATctcaatataatataaattatatcaatgaaattcttttctttaaattgatataaacggaaatttaaatatttttatttctttttaatattttatttattgtgtattttttttaactcttaattttagtgtttaataacttaaatctttttttactatgtaatataaaaagttatctTTTATTCCTTAATACTTCATTTTTGTTCTATATGAAAAActctattttttcattatttttgaattgttcaacttgatatttgaaaagttttttgAAATCTCTAAAATATTTTGCATCTTATTATACATTTAATGATACACTAGTAATGTATTATTGAATTGTTTCTAAAACACACATTtgattatatttactttttaatacttttattttttgtttattttattacatagaatactattttgatattatttattttctatttcattgtcataaatgtaattttatcacaataatataaaaaaattatttactataatataataatttagtgTTACTGTTATCAATATTGTTTATTATCATCAACTTATACTGAAGTTTAAAAAGGTgatatgataaatttaaattattattagctTAATCTTtgttatttgtgtgattttattcaaaatattgtattataatttttgttagtttgtaaaaaaaaaaagagatttcaTTACAATTTAcaataaagaaacatttaaaatatttttaaatttgaatatatattttcttttggtaattttttaaatttttttgaaattttatcaactttatttttgtataaatattttgattcttatgaaattttatttgatataatttgaaatatatatgattataatttctttttaaaattttaatattaaataaataaaaatatattattttgatattaaatatttgataatattatgttttttttgtaaatttattattattatttataaatgttaattaacGATAATGaaacagtaaaagaaaaaaaaatatatgtatggaTACAAATTCAAGTATGGATGTATataagatgaaaatgaagatgaaagaaaaattcatacaaataaaGTTTGGATGAAAAATGAGAATGAGTTTTTTTCATcgaaagtaaatataaaataactaaactCACGTCTAGCCTGCTTGCCTTCCCTACTTATTACATGATGTATTTGATAtggaatgagtttttttttatgaaattaaatttaactttattttcttaatctttGCAAATATTTAGATATTCTCAACCTTCGTTCCCGAAAACCGAGGAAATGCATCATGAATCGGGacaaaaatttgtataaaaCTTACAATgtatcaatatttatttaatgattatGTGTATTGTGTGGAAATGTGATTATGTGTATATCAACTCCATGCAATTTATGGCTTTTAGGTATTATACATCAAAATCAGGTAgctcttttttatttaaaaaaataatacttttaataacATTTGTTATTTTAGTTGTTAATATGACTGATTACGttgaaaaattatgtttttaatattggATATTAAGTAAATATGAAAACTCATACTTTTAACTGCGTCTTAACTAACCTTCATCACTCCGATAAAGACATTGTCTTAATTAACCTTcatcacttaaaaaaaacattttacattaattatatagaATATATTACATCCATTATAAATTTGGTGAATACAACCGTTATTATACCGCTAgtatatgttaaatatatatatactagtaGTTATTGAAAACttaggtttttttatttaaaagtggACATTTTACATCCAATGTAATatatgattattaaaaaaaataagttaagatCATAACAAAtgtaatgtaatatatattagGTTTAATGTGTCTTTAGGTTCCTATTTTCGctcagaatctcaaataggtcctcttcTTCTTCGGCGTTTCAATTGgattcttatttttgtaaaatttaatcaaataaaggTTTGCCGTCAAATTGATCAAATGACGTTAAGGATGGTATTAGGTGGCATGCTGACAGGGTAGTTTTAATTTACGTGGCATTAAAAATGCGTGTGAagtgtatttttataatttttgaattaaaaatggagtgtaaagaggaaaaataaaatttaagtaaggACAAAGTTGGGAAATGAAATAAGGGCAACAAcccctttctctctctgcaaTTGCAAAATCTAAATCAGATTGGagaaaagtgagttttaggGTTCCTGAGAGAAAACAAAAGCTAACGACCTAAGGAGAGGAAGTTGTGCTTGATTTTGAAGACAACAATGGTAGCAATAacagtaaagataaaaatttagCATTGAAAGGTGTTGTCAACGGTCCAAGTGACAAGCTTCATCAGGACTCGCAGGAAAACACAAAGGCAGTGAATCaacaagaaagagaaaacaagatcaacaaaaaattaatgaaCAACAAAAAAGACAACTTCCAAATTTAACAGTATACCAGAATACAATTAACTAGTTCCACCTAGTCATTCAAGTAGACACTAAACCAGTATACAACCATAACAGTTTTCCTCAATCCATCAAAATAACTTGATAGTACCAAAATTAGACTCTGCTTGCATcacaatatcattttatatcgAATCCAAAATTAACACTCCATACTGTTCACGCCTTCCATGGCAGCCTTTAGTACAGGTTTTGCCACTACTTCGTACACTTCATCAGAATTGGTATGTGGTCCAAAAACTCTATCTGCCACAAATTAAAATAGAGTACTAAATTTAGCATTCACAATTTCTCCTCTGGCATCAAAATCAAAGTCAATCTTCCCGTAGAAGTCTCACTGCAATACCAAATGCATAGGCGCATAGGCAGTAGCTGGATTATACTCCTTTTCACTGCAACCAAAAATTCAATCTCAGATAACACAAACGGAAAAACCAAACGATTCAATCGCGCAACAAATGGATATGAAAGCACAACCTCAGATCTAAGCATTACCTCCGCAATTAGGTCCTCCTCCCCGAACGCCACCAGAGAACGGCCAGCGTAACCTCGAGAGTCGTACGTTGACTCGCTGCGACCACGATTGGGGGTCATGGATCGACCACCGGAGTTCAAAAACGACGACGTAGAGGAAGAGCTGGAGCACgacattcaaaattaaaaaaatacacttcacacacctttttaatgccacgtcaattaaaaCTACACTGTCAATATGTCACCTAACATCATCCTTAATGTCGTTTAATCAATTTGACTGC
The Vigna angularis cultivar LongXiaoDou No.4 chromosome 5, ASM1680809v1, whole genome shotgun sequence genome window above contains:
- the LOC108338986 gene encoding uncharacterized protein LOC108338986 isoform X3 — encoded protein: MPASGASLDRNWLLGLLGLGEKGASISDHNIKTWLQILFLTLVIGFCCLLYQLAEDRESNHSVNEVDELDEFDNFYESWEREQEHPNGQLDRYFDEEDSHRTTVSGGGDGRRDGGCAFCGNFTTTRCSRCKSARYCSMKCQIIHWRSIHKYECYESKIAADKAKTTDNERTSEVVENSEMESASNASTVEDRVLWSPESDMAVKVSSGNHVNNLNGCKLCAKPSTTRCSRCKAVQYCSVKCLIMDWKRHKVDCNARVDSAPTERPHEHVGMLQNSYEEEDNIQSFGTLSLECHPAGSKSFKSPTEVSEDPTNRVLLYLEDEVAKSRNETLLLQSEVDEWKSLANSEREKFQSLKKQSNYQMLVLKKEKESISDAEKKAYQVIHSLYKRLNHLQNAVQESNAEKRKLEEHSECADLKKVLQEEHRRAQRLTVESGKNHEAAKIAMKEVEAVRQEIQEEREHSQHLKENFRRDLVFAESRAAIAEEKLSDLYRKIRTSDYKICSVCLFNDKDLAFGCGHMTCRDCGSKLSRCPICREQITNYIKLFPG
- the LOC108338986 gene encoding ubiquitin carboxyl-terminal hydrolase 15 isoform X6, with translation MPASGASLDRNWLLGLLGLGEKGASISDHNIKTWLQILFLTLVIGFCCLLYQLAEDRESNHSVNEVDELDEFDNFYESWEREQEHPNGQLDRYFDEEDSHRTTVSGGGDGRRDGGCAFCGNFTTTRCSRCKSARYCSMKCQIIHWRSIHKYECYESKIAADKAKTTDNERTSEVVENSEMESASNASTVEDRVLWSPESDMAVKVSSGNHVNNLNGCKLCAKPSTTRCSRCKAVQYCSVKCLIMDWKRHKVDCNARVDSAPTERPHEHVGMLQNSYEEEDNIQSFGTLSLECHPAGSKSFKSPTEVSEDPTNRVLLYLEDEVAKSRNETLLLQSEVDEWKSLANSEREKFQSLKKQSNYQSECADLKKVLQEEHRRAQRLTVESGKNHEAAKIAMKEVEAVRQEIQEEREHSQHLKENFRRDLVFAESRAAIAEEKLSDLYRKIRTSDYKICSVCLFNDKDLAFGCGHMTCRDCGSKLSRCPICREQITNYIKLFPG
- the LOC108338986 gene encoding uncharacterized protein LOC108338986 isoform X2, which encodes MPASGASLDRNWLLGLLGLGEKGASISDHNIKTWLQILFLTLVIGFCCLLYQLAEDRESNHSVNEVDELDEFDNFYESWEREQEHPNGQLDRYFDEEDSHRTTVSGGGDGRRDGGCAFCGNFTTTRCSRCKSARYCSMKCQIIHWRSIHKYECYESKIAADKAKTTDNERTSEVVENSEMESASNASTVEDRVLWSPESDMAVKVSSGNHVNNLNGCKLCAKPSTTRCSRCKAVQYCSVKCLIMDWKRHKVDCNARVDSAPTERPHEHVGMLQNSYEEEDNIQSFGTLSLECHPGSKSFKSPTEVSEDPTNRVLLYLEDEVAKSRNETLLLQSEVDEWKSLANSEREKFQSLKKQSNYQMLVLKKEKESISDAEKKAYQVIHSLYKRLNHLQNAVQESNAEKRKLEEHVQCLESECADLKKVLQEEHRRAQRLTVESGKNHEAAKIAMKEVEAVRQEIQEEREHSQHLKENFRRDLVFAESRAAIAEEKLSDLYRKIRTSDYKICSVCLFNDKDLAFGCGHMTCRDCGSKLSRCPICREQITNYIKLFPG
- the LOC108338986 gene encoding uncharacterized protein LOC108338986 isoform X8; amino-acid sequence: MPASGASLDRNWLLGLLGLGEKGASISDHNIKTWLQILFLTLVIGFCCLLYQLAEDRESNHSVNEVDELDEFDNFYESWEREQEHPNGQLDRYFDEEDSHRTTVSGGGDGRRDGGCAFCGNFTTTRCSRCKSARYCSMKCQIIHWRSIHKYECYESKIAADKAKTTDNERTSEVVENSEMESASNASTVEDRVLWSPESDMAVKVSSGNHVNNLNGCKLCAKPSTTRCSRCKAVQYCSVKCLIMDWKRHKVDCNARVDSAPTERPHEHVGMLQNSYEEEDNIQSFGTLSLECHPGSKSFKSPTEVSESECADLKKVLQEEHRRAQRLTVESGKNHEAAKIAMKEVEAVRQEIQEEREHSQHLKENFRRDLVFAESRAAIAEEKLSDLYRKIRTSDYKICSVCLFNDKDLAFGCGHMTCRDCGSKLSRCPICREQITNYIKLFPG
- the LOC108338986 gene encoding uncharacterized protein LOC108338986 isoform X4, producing the protein MPASGASLDRNWLLGLLGLGEKGASISDHNIKTWLQILFLTLVIGFCCLLYQLAEDRESNHSVNEVDELDEFDNFYESWEREQEHPNGQLDRYFDEEDSHRTTVSGGGDGRRDGGCAFCGNFTTTRCSRCKSARYCSMKCQIIHWRSIHKYECYESKIAADKAKTTDNERTSEVVENSEMESASNASTVEDRVLWSPESDMAVKVSSGNHVNNLNGCKLCAKPSTTRCSRCKAVQYCSVKCLIMDWKRHKVDCNARVDSAPTERPHEHVGMLQNSYEEEDNIQSFGTLSLECHPAGSKSFKSPTEVSEMLVLKKEKESISDAEKKAYQVIHSLYKRLNHLQNAVQESNAEKRKLEEHVQCLESECADLKKVLQEEHRRAQRLTVESGKNHEAAKIAMKEVEAVRQEIQEEREHSQHLKENFRRDLVFAESRAAIAEEKLSDLYRKIRTSDYKICSVCLFNDKDLAFGCGHMTCRDCGSKLSRCPICREQITNYIKLFPG
- the LOC108338986 gene encoding uncharacterized protein LOC108338986 isoform X1; the encoded protein is MPASGASLDRNWLLGLLGLGEKGASISDHNIKTWLQILFLTLVIGFCCLLYQLAEDRESNHSVNEVDELDEFDNFYESWEREQEHPNGQLDRYFDEEDSHRTTVSGGGDGRRDGGCAFCGNFTTTRCSRCKSARYCSMKCQIIHWRSIHKYECYESKIAADKAKTTDNERTSEVVENSEMESASNASTVEDRVLWSPESDMAVKVSSGNHVNNLNGCKLCAKPSTTRCSRCKAVQYCSVKCLIMDWKRHKVDCNARVDSAPTERPHEHVGMLQNSYEEEDNIQSFGTLSLECHPAGSKSFKSPTEVSEDPTNRVLLYLEDEVAKSRNETLLLQSEVDEWKSLANSEREKFQSLKKQSNYQMLVLKKEKESISDAEKKAYQVIHSLYKRLNHLQNAVQESNAEKRKLEEHVQCLESECADLKKVLQEEHRRAQRLTVESGKNHEAAKIAMKEVEAVRQEIQEEREHSQHLKENFRRDLVFAESRAAIAEEKLSDLYRKIRTSDYKICSVCLFNDKDLAFGCGHMTCRDCGSKLSRCPICREQITNYIKLFPG
- the LOC108338986 gene encoding uncharacterized protein LOC108338986 isoform X7; the encoded protein is MPASGASLDRNWLLGLLGLGEKGASISDHNIKTWLQILFLTLVIGFCCLLYQLAEDRESNHSVNEVDELDEFDNFYESWEREQEHPNGQLDRYFDEEDSHRTTVSGGGDGRRDGGCAFCGNFTTTRCSRCKSARYCSMKCQIIHWRSIHKYECYESKIAADKAKTTDNERTSEVVENSEMESASNASTVEDRVLWSPESDMAVKVSSGNHVNNLNGCKLCAKPSTTRCSRCKAVQYCSVKCLIMDWKRHKVDCNARVDSAPTERPHEHVGMLQNSYEEEDNIQSFGTLSLECHPAGSKSFKSPTEVSESECADLKKVLQEEHRRAQRLTVESGKNHEAAKIAMKEVEAVRQEIQEEREHSQHLKENFRRDLVFAESRAAIAEEKLSDLYRKIRTSDYKICSVCLFNDKDLAFGCGHMTCRDCGSKLSRCPICREQITNYIKLFPG
- the LOC108338986 gene encoding uncharacterized protein LOC108338986 isoform X5; translated protein: MPASGASLDRNWLLGLLGLGEKGASISDHNIKTWLQILFLTLVIGFCCLLYQLAEDRESNHSVNEVDELDEFDNFYESWEREQEHPNGQLDRYFDEEDSHRTTVSGGGDGRRDGGCAFCGNFTTTRCSRCKSARYCSMKCQIIHWRSIHKYECYESKIAADKAKTTDNERTSEVVENSEMESASNASTVEDRVLWSPESDMAVKVSSGNHVNNLNGCKLCAKPSTTRCSRCKAVQYCSVKCLIMDWKRHKVDCNARVDSAPTERPHEHVGMLQNSYEEEDNIQSFGTLSLECHPGSKSFKSPTEVSEMLVLKKEKESISDAEKKAYQVIHSLYKRLNHLQNAVQESNAEKRKLEEHVQCLESECADLKKVLQEEHRRAQRLTVESGKNHEAAKIAMKEVEAVRQEIQEEREHSQHLKENFRRDLVFAESRAAIAEEKLSDLYRKIRTSDYKICSVCLFNDKDLAFGCGHMTCRDCGSKLSRCPICREQITNYIKLFPG